One Hippoglossus stenolepis isolate QCI-W04-F060 chromosome 9, HSTE1.2, whole genome shotgun sequence genomic region harbors:
- the LOC118115057 gene encoding glutamyl-tRNA(Gln) amidotransferase subunit C, mitochondrial, with protein sequence MSVFSLAATRTCRGLSLRNIRPPLKLTSSTETTKYGHLNLQSHISTVTRVFSSAPHNPKVPEFATWEPVPEDQRPPPTQIPADLVDKLERLALVDFRTKQGLACLEKAIRFADQLHVVDTSGIEPMDSVLEDRALYLRNDTVMEGDCAEELLQLSKNTVEEYFVAPPGNIPLPKREERAALLKHSEF encoded by the exons ATGTCCGTGTTTAGCCTCGCTGCAACGCGCACCTGTCGTGGTTTGTCACTGAGAAACATCAGGCCTCCACTGAAGCTAACAAGCTcaactgaaacaacaaagtATGGACACTTGAACCTGCAGAGCCACATCTCCACTGTAACACGCGTGTTCAGCTCTGCACCACACAACCCAAAG GTGCCTGAGTTTGCAACATGGGAACCAGTACCAGAGGACCAACGACCCCCG CCCACACAAATCCCTGCAGACCTCGTGGACAAACTGGAGCGACTGGCCTTGGTTGATTTCCGGACCAAACAGGGTCTGGCCTGTTTGGAGAAAGCGATACGGTTTGCAGATCAGCTTCATGTGGTTGACACGTCGGGGATTGAGCCCATGGATTCAGTCCTGGAGGACAG GGCTCTATACCTGAGGAATGACACAGTGATGGAAGGGGACTGTGCTGAGGAACTGCTTCAGCTCTCCAAAAACACAGTGGAAGAATATTTTGTGGCACCACCAG GAAATATTCCTTTACCAAAGCGAGAAGAGAGGGCCGCATTACTGAAACACTCAGAGTTCTGA
- the LOC118115060 gene encoding polyubiquitin-like, giving the protein MDLIITMMNGKTVTLRVNPQDTVGSLKQVLQQKMEVPVHGQRLVFDNGQRTDLSDDLRTVGSYGLHAGSRLSLLVIEPSPPSPPATFQVLLRNEKNVLTPYDITSDETVSDFKRRVQCKEGVAVTQQRLVYQSREMTSGKLSDYNVQGLSTIELLMRLRGGN; this is encoded by the coding sequence ATGGATTTAATCATCACTATGATGAACGGGAAGACCGTCACACTGAGGGTGAACCCCCAGGACACGGTGGGCAGCCTGAAACAGGTCCTCCAACAGAAAATGGAGGTGCCCGTTCATGGGCAGAGGCTGGTGTTCGACAACGGCCAGCGGACTGACCTGAGCGACGACCTGCGGACCGTGGGCTCCTACGGGCTGCATGCCGGCTCCAGGCTGTCTCTGCTGGTGATCGAGCCGAGCCCGCCGAGCCCGCCGGCCACCTTCCAGGTGTTGCTGAGGAATGAGAAGAACGTGCTGACCCCCTACGACATCACAAGCGACGAGACCGTGAGCGACTTCAAGCGCAGGGTCCAGTGCAAGGAGGGAGTGGCGGTGACTCAGCAGAGGCTGGTGTACCAGAGCAGGGAGATGACCTCCGGCAAACTGTCCGACTACAACGTGCAGGGCCTGAGCACCATCGAACTGTTAATGCGTCTGAGAGGAGGAAACTGA